In the Zingiber officinale cultivar Zhangliang chromosome 5A, Zo_v1.1, whole genome shotgun sequence genome, ACTTCACTATTCTTTTTTAGTTGATGATGGATTAGGCATTGGTCGCAAGAGTTGGACATTAATGCAAGTTTTAGTGCAATGATACTGAACCTTTTCATGTCTGAAAAGAAGATAGGGCGTCCAAAGTAGACATGTGTATCAATTGCTTGGGCCACATCAAGGTGGTTGAAGAAGTGTTCCATGTGGCATTGATCTCCTTGATAATCCCCAACTGAACAAGCGGGAGAGGATGTTTATCGAATTGCTACCAAATTGACACAGGGAAAATTGTAAAATATTAGTCCAAAAGAGTAAAATTAGGCCTACATATAGGCCGCTCTCATAACATCTGATAGTACCACCATATGATTATGAATTTTATCAAACACAAGGAATCTATTTGTTTCACACTGGTGCTTTTTGCCCTTTTTGATGTATAGGCCCTAGGTCTCTGATACAAGGGAACATTAAGCTTTATACACATATCATATCTTAGAAGATTAGGACTATACCCAATAATTGGGGCTTCAAGTATGGTCTTGTAAATAGTTCCATAATTCTTCAAGAAAATGTTTGTCATTGCCTTTAATGCCACATTTCTATTCATTTTCTCCTGAACGTATTGTGCTTATAAATAATAGCAGTATGGAAAGAACAAGCGATTACATTCTGGTTTGATTCTACTCTTACAATACGATACCTCTTATGTTTGGATAGTTATCATTTGGCTGTTGGATCCTTTCTATCCAGATATGAACGACACTGTCACGTTTGTGGTGTGAAAAGTCTAACTTTGTCAGTTTGCTTGCAGGCGTCTGAGAAAAATGCAGCCTCAGCAGCCCGGATATAGTAGCTCACGTGGATACTTAGAACTTTTGGCCGATCTTCCTTGGCAGAATGTTAGTGAAGAACCTGAACTTGACTTAAAAGCTGCCAAAGAGAGTCTTGACCGTGATCACTATGGGTTAGTTAAAGTTAAGCAACGGATAATTGAGTATCTTGCTGTTAGAAAGGTAAAATATCTACATTTCTCTTTTTaacttttgttttcttttattatagATTGAATTAAGCAATAGAACAGTTGATGAAAAACAATGAAGAGTAAATGATGGAAATTAATGTAATTGCAGCTTAAACCAGATGCCCGAGGCCCTATCCTTTGTTTTGTTGGGCCGCCTGGAGTTGGAAAGACGTCATTAGCATCATCAATTGCTACTGCTCTAAATAGAAAATTTGTACGGATATCTCTTGGTGGTGTCAAGGATGAGGCAGATATCAGAGGTCACCGGAGGACATACATTGGAAGCATGCCAGGGCGCCTTATTGATGGATTGAAGGTTTTCTCTTATACATTTGTAGTGCTTGATTGGTTGATTTATTTTGTTAAAGCATCTTTGTTACTCTATTAGGTTGTTGAGGTGTCTTTCTAAAAGAAGCATTTATTGTTCTTTATGCTTGATTTGCTGAGCTTTGATTGTATTTTTATCATTTCTTATTTCCTCGTATTTCTTCGTTGTGCATGTTCTTAGTAACAGTGACAGATAAGGCTTCTCTAGTTCTTATTTCTTGTTAGACCTAATGGTAGGGAATTTTTGGAGAAATAAATATTGATGAACAATCATGACATCTTTTTTGCCAACACATTAGTTAGGAGTTTTATTTGTTAAGCAATTTACTTTTATCTAAAATTTTCTTTGTCTAACATATTTTGTTACCATTTTGGTTGCCATTGGtgatttctttacttttcttaatTTGTGGAAGCTGTTTCAGCCAACATTCTACACATTCTTGTATCTCTTACCATTGCAGAGAGTTGCTGTTAGCAATCCAGTAATGCTGCTTGATGAAATTGATAAAACCGGTTCTGACGTTCGGGGAGATCCAGCATCAGCATTGTTGGAAGTTCTTGATCCTGAGCAGAACAAAACTTTCAATGATCAGTATCCCTAATATATATATCTTCTATCAATAGAGTccaaatttatttatgtttattgGATATTGCTAATCTGGTGCTTGATATGAACTTGGTTGTTGATTATAGTACTTTGGGGTGTTTAATTTATTATGCATTGTTtgcttctttttttaaaaaaaaattgtcctGAGCACTTCTATTTTTTTTGGTTGGCTTCTTTTCTAATCTTCTCTCTTCATGCAACTGGGTTTCCTGATTCCAGTTTGTAATGAGATTTTGATAAGAAATCAGCATTGCGAGAACTACCTTTTTCACTGAGAAGCTGCAATCTGCCAAGCAAGTATattaaatttattgctttttttATTGGAGTCTCTTTGTCCCAAATTAAAATTGTGTAAGAAGATTTATATGTTGTTCTAGTAAAATAGTGTGTGCATGGTTTATTTTCTTCAAATCATAGTATCAGTTTTTCTGCACTACTTTGCATAAAATAGTTTCATGTCTTTCAATCATCTTTGTGGTAAAGGTATACAATTATGGAGTCTTtggaatttattaattaattaagttagcatGTGTCAGTTACCTTGGTATGGTTCCAGTAAATTCCTTAACTTCAGTTATTTGAATGttagaaatttatttattaattcggCTTGCATATGTCTATTATCTTGTTTTGGTTCCAATAAATTCCTTGACTTAACTTCAGTTATTTGAATGTTCCCTTCGAcctatcaaaaattatttttgttgcaactGCAAATAGAGTTCAACCCATTCCCCCGCCACTTTTAGATCGAATGGAAGTCATTGAACTTCCTGGCTATACACCTGAAGAAAAGCTAAAGATAGCAATGAAGCATCTTATACCACGTGTGTTAGAGCAGCATGGATTAAGCTCTGAATTTCTTCAAATACCTGAGGTACAAATTCATGAAGTAGTAAAATAtatttctttcttcattttatgAATacatatcatgttatcagtaatTTCAACCATGGTGGATTATTTTGACAAAATATTAACTGAACTATCCATAATGCCATGTTCAATAGTTATTTTGGGAAATGAACACTTTTTAAGAATCAGATATCATTCCACTCCAATAGTTAGGCAACAGAGATATTGAAAGTTCGAGAGTACTATTCTAAGATATTATTAGTGTGATTGATTAAAATCTATGGACAAAAATATACATGTGAAAGAGCATCTCAATTTCTTTTTTTTAAGGCATATACATGCTCTGCTTTATTGTTTACTATATGCATCCAGAATAATATTCACAACCGAGTTGGATCAAAATTAAAGTGCTACTTGTTCTATAAaaattcaaggcattaaaatGCACACTGCAATGATATATTCTACTACATAGTATATACCAGTCTGAATCTATCAAAAGAGGGGCACGAACCTCCATTTTATGCTAAGTTACATCTACTAGGCCTTCTGATATTCTTTGTTGATCCATTCAGTGATGCCATATATGTTTTTTTTCTCTGCAGATATAGACTACCTCATCAACAAACTAGAatggtaaaatattttttataatggtTTAAAGAGAACCCTGAAATATTAgactgaacaaaaaaaaaaattcaagaaactTTCTTATACAGTATTCTCCTCAAGGCGATCTACATTACCTGGACCAAGCAATTCCTATATATTTGAGGAAGATCTGCTCAACCATGGCTTGCAGAGAGAGATTTAGCATAGCGAAATCTTGATGGAAAGCTAAAGTATAGACCACCAGAAATGGTCTTGCGCCATCCTGGCTTGTGTTAggcaaaaaaagagagatttaattgAGATTCTCGTGAAGTATCTGGCATTATAGTGCCAGAGTTGATAAAAATGCAGAATATTTAAGCCTCTAATCATCTATCAGAAATTCAGTGAATAACTATATACATATCAATTTCCAAGAAGTCTATGTAGATTGAAAAGCCATCTAATTTCAAAATAGGTTGGCAAAACCAGTCCTAGAATTTCTTAGTTAATTAAGCTTGTCAATGTTCCCTGCACTATTACATTGAAACGTGAAAGCTTCAGTTCTAAACTAGATCCTAATTTGATACTTGCTATGTTTGTTGAGGTCTCTGTGTTTTCCCCTATATTTAATGTGTGATACTTGTTTAGTAATACTTTTTTTTCTCTACTTTATATACTTCCTGAAGGCAAGCATCAATGTTAGTGATAGAGAATTGTGGGGCAATTTTGATCCTTTTGCTCTTTGATTCCCCTTTTTTTTTACCAAATTTTATCGATGGATGTTGCTTGAAATCATTTGCACACACACTGGGTATCTATGTTGGCAATTAAAGGATTTTAAGTCGATGATTTAGTTCTAAAATTGATGGGCAGGATATGGTCAAGATAATAATTCAGAGATACACTAGAGAAGCTGGTGTACGTAACCTGGAAAGGAACTTATCTGCTCTGGCTCGTGCAGCTGCGGTTATGGTTGCAGAGCAGGATTGTAACATTCAGTTTAGCAAAGATGTGCAGCCAATGACAACTTCTTTACTCGACTCAAGACTTGCTGACGGTGCTGAAGTTGAAATGGAAGTTATTCCTATGAATGACAATAGACCAGAGATATCTAATGCTTTCGCAAGTGCCTCAGTGCTGGTGGTAGACGAATCTATGCTGGAAAAAGTGCTTGGGGTAGTGATTTATACCTTAAGTTCAAGGAAAATTTTTTggtaatatttatggaattaattttAGTACGTCATACAAAAGATACTAAGACAGGGCCCATTTGGAAACTGCAGCCTCCCAGATATGATGACAGTGAAACCGCAGAACGAGTAGCTACTCCAGGAGTATCTGTTGGGCTTGTTTGGACATCCTTCGGTGGAGAGGTTCAATTTGTTGAAGCCACAGCAATGGTGGGCAAGGGCGACTTGCATCTTACAGGACAACTTGGTGATGTTATTAAAGAATCAGCTCAAATAGCTCTTACATGGGTAATAGCTGTTCGCCTTTGTTTTACATGCTAGTTTTCATGCATTGTTTCTTATGTCAAAATTTTTTGTTTGCAATCTTTGCATGCTATATTTTTCTCGTTAGTACTTGAGTTGATGTTTTAATCGGCAAATTATATGCTTAGTTCAGTCTAGCAATCTGAAGTATAAATTTGGAACTGTAATTATttgtactcgtaattttgtttacTTCACATATTCAACTTTTGGATGTGTTAAATCTATTGTTTGCATATTGATGTCCTTTCACCTGGAAGAGATGATGAATATTTGCCCATTAGTTGTGCTTCAGTTTACcctaatttaagttttcaaagagtGAGAGTGCAAGAACAATGCCCAATGAAAAAGATTCGCATATGCAATGTATGATAAAGGAATCTGTGATTTTTTTTTGTTCGTATATTGATTTATATATATAACAGGAGTGAGATGTTACAATctctatcttcctttttttcctttGGAATGACCATGGGTTATAGAAGGTGCGCCATGACAGAATGACTATTATCATGCACTTATAGTGTCACTGTGTTAAGCTATTGAAAATTCTGCTATCATTGGCATCTCTTCATTGCAAAAATGGTGCTGCATATGAGGACCGAGTTTTGTCTGCAACAACTATTCTCACTATATGCTGCAAGTTAAACAGCAAGTTCGGCATTAAACCAAGAAATAGAAACAAATGAAACCTGTAACAATCTTTTttcccctctagttgcttcaagCCTTTTTGGGTATCTTTGTGGAACGGAAGGAAACATATTATAACTCTGTTACTGCTAAGTTTTGTGCCTGTCTATTTCTCTTTCCAAGTGCCAACTGTAATTCGATATATAACATAATAAGTTTTGGATTCCTACATGAACAGGTGAGGGCGAGAGCAGCAAATCTTAAGCTGTCCACTGCAGGCGAAATcaatattttagaaaatcaagATATTCATATCCATTTTCCCGCTGGTGCTGTGCCCAAGGATGGACCTTCGGCCGGAGTTACTTTAGTGACTTCATTAGTCTCACTGTTTAGTCAAAGAAAAGTTAGAGCAGATACTGCAATGACTGGTGAGATGACACTCAGAGGTCTTGTATTACCTGTGGGTGGTATCAAGGATAAGGTAGGTGCTACTAAATGCATCTTTTTCTCATGTAAAGTTAGCTTTCACCTGGCGACGTTTATTCCTTTTTGATATGATTTATGCTTCTGTTAAAGATAATTTCATTTTGTTTATATGAACCAAGGTATTGGCCGCGCATCGTTATGGCATCAAACGAGTTATATTGCCTGAACGAAATCTGAAGGATTTGACTGAAATTCCATCCCAAATTCTTTCCAGCATGGAGGTAATTATTCATTCAAATGGTTTTCGCGCGATTGTATGTCTCTGGTGCTTACATTCTCTCTGATTCATTGAATATATGCATATGTCggcattttgaggttataaaGTCATTGTGATAGAACTATCAAAATCTCAAATAATTCTAGTAAGAACTGGTTGTGGATTGGTATGCGGAAAACTGGATCTTGTGAATTCGACGCTCAAGTATGATGATGACATAAGACAGTTGCTGTAATTTTTGTCAGATATTGCTCGTGAAGCGAATAGAGGATGTGCTGGAGCATGCATTTGAAGGTGGATTCCCTTGGAGACGACATTCAAAGTTATAGCATCACATGCATCTTCCATTGCCAAGCACACGATGATCGATATGCATCCCAGACCTACGGTGGAGACACAAACACACATGCGATAGGTAAATACAAATCACCTGGATTAACTACTAGTAAATGTACAAACTGAAGGTCATGTTCCAGGTCCAACACTAAGTCACAGAGTAACTCTAATCCTGTATCACTATTTTATTTATACCCAAATGCTACTTTGCGGTGTGTGACGGAGATCAATATGACTTTGTAAATGATAATATTTGAACTGAGCTTGCCTTCTAAATCTGTTAGGTAAAAAATATGCCGATAAGATGCACACATTAGTAGCATGGGTTACAACAATAATTAAGTTTCTATCCATTAGGTGGGGTcagttatataatttttttttgtatcatTAGATTTGATTAGAGCTATCAATTTGGATTAAGTCCGTCGGATTGATATATCATGTCAAATAATTTAAGTAGGCTATGTTGTAATTTTATCAATCGAAGTCTATCGCGGGCCGACCAACGACTTGCATAGGTTGACTC is a window encoding:
- the LOC121980640 gene encoding lon protease homolog 2, peroxisomal isoform X2, with the translated sequence MEEVELPSRLAILPFRNKVLLPGAIIRIRCTSPSSVKLVEQELWQKEDKGLIGVLPVRDAEAATVGSLIAPGMGSDSEERGLKGSADAVGDSQKQDGKNPQELIHWHNRGVAARALQLSRGVEKPSGRVTYIVVLEGLCRFSVQELSARGTYYVARINRLDLTKSELEQAEQDQDLILLSRQFKAAAMELISILEQKQKTAGRTKVLLETVPVHRLADIFVASFEISFEEQLSMLDSVDLKVRITKATELVDRHLQSIRVAEKITQKVEGQLSKSQKEFLLRQQMRAIKEELGDNDDDEDDLAALERKMQSAGMPPNVWKHAQRELRRLRKMQPQQPGYSSSRGYLELLADLPWQNVSEEPELDLKAAKESLDRDHYGLVKVKQRIIEYLAVRKLKPDARGPILCFVGPPGVGKTSLASSIATALNRKFVRISLGGVKDEADIRGHRRTYIGSMPGRLIDGLKRVAVSNPVMLLDEIDKTGSDVRGDPASALLEVLDPEQNKTFNDHYLNVPFDLSKIIFVATANRVQPIPPPLLDRMEVIELPGYTPEEKLKIAMKHLIPRVLEQHGLSSEFLQIPEDMVKIIIQRYTREAGVRNLERNLSALARAAAVMVAEQDCNIQFSKDVQPMTTSLLDSRLADGAEVEMEVIPMNDNRPEISNAFASASVLVVDESMLEKVLGVVIYTLSSRKIFCLPDMMTVKPQNE
- the LOC121980640 gene encoding lon protease homolog 2, peroxisomal isoform X1, coding for MEEVELPSRLAILPFRNKVLLPGAIIRIRCTSPSSVKLVEQELWQKEDKGLIGVLPVRDAEAATVGSLIAPGMGSDSEERGLKGSADAVGDSQKQDGKNPQELIHWHNRGVAARALQLSRGVEKPSGRVTYIVVLEGLCRFSVQELSARGTYYVARINRLDLTKSELEQAEQDQDLILLSRQFKAAAMELISILEQKQKTAGRTKVLLETVPVHRLADIFVASFEISFEEQLSMLDSVDLKVRITKATELVDRHLQSIRVAEKITQKVEGQLSKSQKEFLLRQQMRAIKEELGDNDDDEDDLAALERKMQSAGMPPNVWKHAQRELRRLRKMQPQQPGYSSSRGYLELLADLPWQNVSEEPELDLKAAKESLDRDHYGLVKVKQRIIEYLAVRKLKPDARGPILCFVGPPGVGKTSLASSIATALNRKFVRISLGGVKDEADIRGHRRTYIGSMPGRLIDGLKRVAVSNPVMLLDEIDKTGSDVRGDPASALLEVLDPEQNKTFNDHYLNVPFDLSKIIFVATANRVQPIPPPLLDRMEVIELPGYTPEEKLKIAMKHLIPRVLEQHGLSSEFLQIPEDMVKIIIQRYTREAGVRNLERNLSALARAAAVMVAEQDCNIQFSKDVQPMTTSLLDSRLADGAEVEMEVIPMNDNRPEISNAFASASVLVVDESMLEKVLGPPRYDDSETAERVATPGVSVGLVWTSFGGEVQFVEATAMVGKGDLHLTGQLGDVIKESAQIALTWVRARAANLKLSTAGEINILENQDIHIHFPAGAVPKDGPSAGVTLVTSLVSLFSQRKVRADTAMTGEMTLRGLVLPVGGIKDKVLAAHRYGIKRVILPERNLKDLTEIPSQILSSMEILLVKRIEDVLEHAFEGGFPWRRHSKL